The genomic interval GGGTCCCCTGGGACGAGGCCCGCCGCGCGCCCGTCACCCCCGTGGCGCTCCCCGACTGGGCCCTGCCCGAGGAGGAGCGGATGGTCGGCGCCTCACACGTCCTGGGCGCCCTCGACACCCTGCGCTCCGGTCTGCCCCGCGACCTCGGGCAACTGCGGGAGGTCTACCGCCACGTCAGGGCCGCCCTCGACGCAGCCGAGCGCCCCTCCTGAAGAGGGGACGGCAGATCCCCTAGCTTTGCTGTAAAACGCCGTCCAGGCGCAGGCCAAGCCTCCGACACAGTGGGGGAGTTCAAGGCCCCAGGCCTTTATGCAAAGGGGTACCGATTTACTCGGCATGTCGAAAAAGGGGCCGGAGGCTCCAAATAGGCAATCTTCCCTCCTGGTGGGCTTCTAGCCTCCTGGAGAACATGCCGAGTAAATCGGTAGTCCCCGGGCTCTAACTACCGATTTACTCGGCAAGAAGTACCGATTTACTCGGCATCTGGTGCATATTCTGCCGAGTAAATCGGTAGAACAATTCACGCCGGGGTACCGATTTACTCGGCATCTAGTACCGATTTACTCGGCATCTTTCCAAAGTTATCCACAGCCCCCTCCCGATTTACTCGGCATCTTTGGGTCGCCAACTACCGATTTACTCGGCAGAAAGTACCGATTTACTCGGAATGTGAACACTGTTCACTACCGATTTACTCGGCAGAAAGTACCGATTTACTCGGCATCTTTTTTTTGCAGATGCCGTCTGACACGCAGTTTCGCCGGGCCGGGCCGCCCGCCCTTGATGTTGATCATCAATATCTTTTAAAAGAGAACTACATCCTAAAAATCAACATCAAGGGTGCATAGGGCAGGGCGAACCGGGCCGGGCAGGGTCGGGTATAGTTTCGGGCGGAGGCCTCCCCCTTGACATCCGTGGAGAAGAAACGCAGGGTCAAGCCCACGGCGCCCGCCGACATCGACCGCTTCGATGAGGCCAACTCGGCGCGGCTGGGGCTCATCTGCGTGCAGGAGCGCATTCCGAGCGATTACACCCGCTGGGACGTCCAGTTTGTCATCGACAACCGGGACGCGCGGCTGACCTGCATCTCGCCGAGCGAGTACGGGGGCGTGCCGCACGGCCTGGACGGCGATTTCGCCACGATCCTCAACGTGATGTATCTCGAACAGGGTGCTCCCGAGGACGGCGAGGTCCACACGACGGCCTACCAGCTCCTCCAGCGGGCGGGCTTTCCCGACTCGGGCCAGTACTACGCGTCGTTGCAAGAAAGCCTCGACCGCCTCAAGGGCGCGACGTACACGGCGAGCGAGTCGTGGCGCGACCACAAGCGGCAGCGCTGGACGACCGTCAAGTTCAACATCATCGAGCAGATCATGGCCGACACGCAGGGGGACACGTCCTTCGGGAGCGGCACCAGCCTCAAGGTCCGGCTCGCCCGCCCGGTCGTGCAGAGCATCCGCGAGCGGTATCTCAAGCCGCTCGACATGACCTTCGTCCTCAGCCTCAAGCGCTCGCTGACCCGCAGCCTCTACCGGGTCCTCGACGCCCACCGCTACGACCCCCAACACCCGCAGGCCCCCGCCGAGGTCTTCCGCATCCAGCTCCAGCAGTGGGCCCGCGAGTGCAAGTTGCGCGAGACGGTGCCCGCCCGCATCAAGCGCAACCTGGAAAGCGCCCACACCGAACTGCTCGAACGCGGTTACCTGCGCTCGGTGACCTACGAGGGGACCCGCACCGACACCGTGATCGTCTACGAGTTCGGCGACCTGCCCGCCACCGCGCCCGCCCCCGAGCCCGTCATCGAGGTAATTCCCGACGCCCCCGTAATCGACGCCCTGCGCCGCTACGGGGTGGCGCACACGGTCGCCCGCAAACTCGTTCAGGACCGGGGCGAGGGGCACGTCACCGCGCGGCTGGAAAAGTTCGAGGCGATGATGGGCGCCGGGTACCGGGCCCGCAACAAGGGCGCCCTGCTCGTGGACGTGATTCGCGACGACGAGGGCAAGTACCTTGACCCCCGGGGTGCCTTGCCCGAGCCGGGACGTGTGGTCCAGGGCGCCCGCCTCAGCGAACTCGCCCGCCGCGAGGCGGAGGAGACCGAGCGCCTCACCACCGCCGTCGAGCGCGAGTTCCTGGCCCTACCCCCCGACGAGCAGGCCGCCCGCGCGGTCACGCAGGTGCGGCTCTTCGTGGGGCGCGAACTGCGCGAGGACCACCTGCGGCGCCTGCTGGTCGCCCTGCAAGCGGGTGAGCTGGAGCCCTACGGCCTGTACCGGGAGGTCATGCGCGCCGCCTCCGAACTGCGTCTCCCGGAGTTCGCCGAGCAGATCCGGGACGCCTACGGCGCCTGAGGCCGGAAGCCGAGAGCCGTACGCTGGAAGTGGATCACACCCTCAGGCCACAATGCCCCTCTTTCCTCACAGGAGCCACGAGAAGGCCCCTCGTGATCGCCAGTCGAGAATCAGTCCACCGGCCACATCAGAGGGGCCTTCACGGCCCGGACAGAGCGTTTTTGAATCTCCGGGCCCGCGAACGTCAGGGGACCGGGAGTCTTTCCGTGTGTACGACGCTGTTTCCTGATGCCACACCCACCCCGCCCCGATGGGAGCACAATGCCGGGGTGACCGAACCCCGCGAGGTGACCCTGGCTCCCGTTCACCGGTTCTACGAGATGTACGACACCCACGATCCGGGCCTGCTCGACGGCCTGCTGGCCCCGGAGTACGTCGGGGAGGTCAACGGCCGGCGTGTCGTGGGGCCGGAGGCGGCCAAAGGGGTGATCGGCGCGTTTCTCGCCGCCTTCCCCGACGTCCGGTATGGGGTGGAGGAGACCCTGGTCGAGGGCCACCGGGTCCTGACGCGCTGGCGGGCCGTCGCCACCCACCTCGGGCCCTTCGAGGGCGTGCCACTGAGCGCACGTCAGGTCACGATGACCGGCATGACGCTCTTCCACATCGCCGGGGAGCGGATCGCGGCGCTCTGGACCGTGTGGGACGTTCACGGGCTGCTCGAACAGGTGCGCCCGTAGGTCGAAAAGAGCGGGGCTGGCGGGTGGGCCAGGCGCCCCCCTCCCTGGCCGGGTTCAGAGGGGTTCCAGCCGCAGGAGCCAGTCCTCGCCGCGACCGCGTGACGGGGCCGTGAAGGTGGCCCGGCCCGGCGCGGTGACGGGGCCGATGCGTGTGGTCTGCCCGGTTCGGGGATCGAACCACGACGCTTGCAGCACAGGGCGCCCCAGGCCTTCGAGGCTCACCGTGGCCGCGCCGCCGTCGGGCAGGTACACCCACGCGTAGTCCGGGCCGCGCAGGGCCACCACGGGCCGCACGCCCGAGAAGCCCCCCTCCACCAGGCTGGCGTCGGGCCGCCGTCCCTGGGCCGGGCGCGACGCCAGCAGGGCCTTGAGGTGCTCCAACTGGCGCACCCCCGGCGCCCCCAGCGCCCGGAGCCAGGCCCGGTCCCCGTCGTACACGTCGAAGCCCCAGATCAGGCGGTGGCCGTAAGCGTGCCCCGCCGCCCCCGCGAACATGCTCCAGTACGCGACGTTGCGCACGTCCACCTCGTCGGTGAAGCCGTTTTGCCGGTCGTGGCAGACCGCGTGGTCCTCGTACACCGGCTCGGCGTTGATCACCGGCTTGATCGGTGTGCGCCCGAAAGTGCTCAACACCTGGGCGGCCTCCTGCACGTCGCGGCAGTGCCCGGTCTGCCACACATTGAAATCGAGCCAGGGCTCGTCGTGGAAGAATTCCGCCGAGGTCTTGCCCCCGCGGGGGTGGTAGGTCATCAGCGCCCGGTCACGGCCCCCGGACCCCTGCTCGATCCCGTCCGCCATCGCCCGCCAGACCGCGCGCTGCGCCTCGGTCTCCGGGTTGCGGTCCCCGCCCAGCATCCAGATGACCGGCTTGTTCCCGTACCGCTGCCCCAGGAAGGCGCCGTAACTGCGCGCCGACTCGGGCGTGAAGATGGGCTCGTCGTTCACCCAGCGCCCCCAGCTCGGCAGCAGCGTGACGTGCAGACCCAGCGAGGCGGCCTCGTCCACGACGTAATCCACGTGGTCCCAGTAGTCGTATTCGCCGGGGGACGCCGGGTTGTTCCCCGGGGTGGTCAGCGGGCGCGAGGGGTCCTTGCCCGCCAGCGGCAGGTCACCCTGGGCGTTGGGCACCGTCAGGCCGTCCATCTCGGCCAGGGCGACCGCCTGGATCACGGTGAAGCCCTGGCTCCGGCGGGTGCGGAGGTAGGTGCGGGCATCGTCGCGGTTCAGCCGGTGAAACAGCTCCCAGCCGGTGTCGGCCCAGTACAGGAAGGGCCGCCCGTCCGCGTGTTGCAGCCGCCGCCCGTCGGGCGAGACTTCCAGCCGTGCGGGAGTCGCCGGGGCAGGGGAGGCGGAAGCGGCGGGACGGGCGCCCGGGCCCTGCGCCGCCCCCGTGGTGATCAACAGGCCCAGGGCGAGGGCCGCCCACCGCCGGTTCGGAGGACGGGCGGCTTTTCCTGTCGTCAAAGTTCCAGGATTCGACATCTGCCCGAACTGTAGGGGACGAGGCTGAAGCCTTTCTGTTTGCCTCCCTCATCCGGGCCCACCCGGCGGCGGGGGAGGGGAGACTCACGCCCGCGCGGATGTGGCGACGCTTCCGCCTCCCCGTCCGGTCGGGAGTCACCCCTGTGCCCGGCAGCAGAAGACCGCCCCCACGGGAGGAGGGCGGCCGGGCAGGGGCGGGGCTTATTCCAAGAAAGCTTGGAGCTTGCGGTTGTGGCCTTCCTGGTACTTGAGCTTTCTGAGGGCCTTGTTCTCGATCTGGCGGACGCGCTCGCGGGTCACGTTGAGGTACTGCCCGACTTCCTCGAGGGTGTGCTCGCGCCCGTCGATAAAGCCGTTGCGCAGCTTCAGGACGAGGGCTTCCCGCTCGCCCAGCAGGTCGAAGGCCCGCTCCAGCGCCTCCGAGAGCAGCACCTGATTGGCGCTCTCGACCGGCGAGACGAACCGCTCGTCCGCGATGAAGTCGCCGTAAAAGGAATCGCCCTCGTCGCCGATGGGGGTCTCCAGCGAAACGGGCTCCTGGCGCACCTTCTGGGTGTCCTCGACCTTGGCGGCGTCCCAGCCGGGGCCCATCGCCTCGGCGAGTTCCTCGTTGCTGGGCTCGCGCGACAGCTCCATCTCCAGTTGCCGCGACATGCGCGAGAGCTTGTTGATCGTCTCGACCATGTGCACGGGCACGCGGATCGTCCGGGCCTGGTCGGCGATGGCGCGGGTGACCGACTGGCGAATCCACCACGTCGCGTAGGTGGAGAACTTGTAGCCCCGGCGGTACTCGAATTTCTCGACCGCGCGCACCAGCCCGGTGTTGCCCTCCTGAATCAGGT from Deinococcus aestuarii carries:
- the rpoD gene encoding RNA polymerase sigma factor RpoD, with translation MPTKSTTLNDPAKATARRARAPRGDKTAVIEREPAVERAALDMPRPENLDDLDLLMQPVEGDELDEALDEETEQGTSDSLQEERQANAYQEPEELVLDGTANAYQGDALRQYLHEIGRVPLLTFAEEIDLARRYEEGEQARQTLESEPDLGDRERRRLQRQAEDGAAAKQALIEANLRLVVSIAKKYANRGLGLLDLIQEGNTGLVRAVEKFEYRRGYKFSTYATWWIRQSVTRAIADQARTIRVPVHMVETINKLSRMSRQLEMELSREPSNEELAEAMGPGWDAAKVEDTQKVRQEPVSLETPIGDEGDSFYGDFIADERFVSPVESANQVLLSEALERAFDLLGEREALVLKLRNGFIDGREHTLEEVGQYLNVTRERVRQIENKALRKLKYQEGHNRKLQAFLE
- a CDS encoding ester cyclase: MTEPREVTLAPVHRFYEMYDTHDPGLLDGLLAPEYVGEVNGRRVVGPEAAKGVIGAFLAAFPDVRYGVEETLVEGHRVLTRWRAVATHLGPFEGVPLSARQVTMTGMTLFHIAGERIAALWTVWDVHGLLEQVRP
- a CDS encoding replication initiator protein A translates to MEKKRRVKPTAPADIDRFDEANSARLGLICVQERIPSDYTRWDVQFVIDNRDARLTCISPSEYGGVPHGLDGDFATILNVMYLEQGAPEDGEVHTTAYQLLQRAGFPDSGQYYASLQESLDRLKGATYTASESWRDHKRQRWTTVKFNIIEQIMADTQGDTSFGSGTSLKVRLARPVVQSIRERYLKPLDMTFVLSLKRSLTRSLYRVLDAHRYDPQHPQAPAEVFRIQLQQWARECKLRETVPARIKRNLESAHTELLERGYLRSVTYEGTRTDTVIVYEFGDLPATAPAPEPVIEVIPDAPVIDALRRYGVAHTVARKLVQDRGEGHVTARLEKFEAMMGAGYRARNKGALLVDVIRDDEGKYLDPRGALPEPGRVVQGARLSELARREAEETERLTTAVEREFLALPPDEQAARAVTQVRLFVGRELREDHLRRLLVALQAGELEPYGLYREVMRAASELRLPEFAEQIRDAYGA
- a CDS encoding glycoside hydrolase family 140 protein, with the translated sequence MTTGKAARPPNRRWAALALGLLITTGAAQGPGARPAASASPAPATPARLEVSPDGRRLQHADGRPFLYWADTGWELFHRLNRDDARTYLRTRRSQGFTVIQAVALAEMDGLTVPNAQGDLPLAGKDPSRPLTTPGNNPASPGEYDYWDHVDYVVDEAASLGLHVTLLPSWGRWVNDEPIFTPESARSYGAFLGQRYGNKPVIWMLGGDRNPETEAQRAVWRAMADGIEQGSGGRDRALMTYHPRGGKTSAEFFHDEPWLDFNVWQTGHCRDVQEAAQVLSTFGRTPIKPVINAEPVYEDHAVCHDRQNGFTDEVDVRNVAYWSMFAGAAGHAYGHRLIWGFDVYDGDRAWLRALGAPGVRQLEHLKALLASRPAQGRRPDASLVEGGFSGVRPVVALRGPDYAWVYLPDGGAATVSLEGLGRPVLQASWFDPRTGQTTRIGPVTAPGRATFTAPSRGRGEDWLLRLEPL